One genomic segment of Devosia sp. includes these proteins:
- the guaB gene encoding IMP dehydrogenase, whose amino-acid sequence MAKIITTITGDAALTFDDVLLQPARSDVLPTATDISTYVTKDIALNLPILSSAMDTVTEGRMAIAMAQAGGLGVIHKNLTPFEQAEQVRMVKSFESGMVVNPITIGPDAKLADALALMEQSRISGIPVVENGGSGGRAIGKLVGILTNRDVRFASNPNQPISELMTHQDLITVREGVSKEEAKVLLHRHRIEKLLVVDEDYRCIGLITVKDIEKAQLNPNAVKDEQGRLRVAAASTVGDGGFERSLALIDAGVDLLVIDTAHGHSVRVAEAVERVKRESNSTRIVAGNVATSEATKALIDAGADAVKVGIGPGSICTTRIVAGVGVPQLAAVMACAEEGAKAGIPVIADGGIKFSGDMAKALAGGASCVMVGSLLAGTDEAPGEVYLYQGRSYKSYRGMGSVGAMGAGSADRYFQQDVRDQMKLVPEGIEGQVPYKGSVGAVLHQLAGGLRASMGYTGAHTLQEFRDNSVFVKISAAALGESHVHDVTITREAPNYRSGR is encoded by the coding sequence TTGGCGAAGATTATTACCACCATCACTGGCGATGCGGCGCTCACCTTCGATGACGTGCTCCTGCAGCCGGCGCGCTCCGACGTCCTGCCCACGGCGACCGACATTTCGACCTATGTCACCAAGGACATAGCGCTCAATCTTCCCATCCTGTCTTCGGCCATGGATACGGTCACCGAGGGCCGCATGGCCATTGCCATGGCCCAGGCCGGCGGTCTCGGCGTCATCCACAAGAACCTGACCCCGTTCGAACAGGCCGAACAGGTGCGCATGGTCAAGAGCTTCGAATCCGGCATGGTGGTGAACCCCATTACCATCGGCCCCGACGCCAAGCTTGCCGACGCTTTGGCACTCATGGAGCAGAGCCGCATTTCCGGCATTCCAGTGGTCGAAAATGGCGGCAGCGGCGGCCGGGCGATCGGCAAGCTGGTCGGCATCCTGACCAACCGCGATGTCCGCTTCGCCTCCAATCCCAATCAGCCCATTTCCGAGCTGATGACCCATCAGGATCTCATCACGGTCCGCGAAGGCGTTTCCAAGGAAGAAGCCAAGGTGCTCTTGCACCGTCACCGCATCGAAAAGCTGCTGGTGGTGGACGAAGACTATCGCTGCATCGGCCTCATCACCGTCAAGGACATCGAGAAGGCCCAGCTCAATCCCAATGCCGTCAAGGACGAGCAGGGGCGCCTGCGCGTCGCCGCGGCCTCGACCGTCGGTGATGGCGGCTTCGAGCGCTCGCTGGCGCTGATCGACGCGGGCGTCGATCTTCTCGTGATCGACACCGCCCACGGCCATTCGGTGCGCGTCGCCGAGGCGGTCGAGCGCGTCAAGCGCGAAAGCAATTCGACCCGCATCGTCGCCGGCAATGTCGCGACTTCGGAAGCCACAAAGGCGCTCATCGATGCCGGTGCCGATGCGGTCAAGGTCGGAATCGGGCCCGGTTCGATCTGTACGACCCGCATTGTCGCCGGTGTCGGCGTGCCCCAGCTTGCCGCCGTCATGGCTTGCGCCGAGGAAGGCGCCAAGGCCGGCATTCCGGTCATTGCCGATGGCGGCATCAAGTTTTCCGGTGACATGGCCAAGGCCCTGGCCGGTGGCGCCTCCTGCGTCATGGTCGGCTCGCTGCTGGCGGGTACCGACGAAGCGCCCGGCGAGGTTTATCTCTACCAGGGACGCTCCTACAAATCCTATCGCGGCATGGGTTCGGTCGGCGCCATGGGTGCCGGTTCGGCCGACCGTTACTTCCAGCAGGACGTGCGCGACCAGATGAAACTCGTGCCCGAAGGCATCGAAGGCCAGGTGCCCTACAAAGGCTCGGTCGGCGCGGTGCTCCATCAGCTTGCAGGCGGTCTCAGGGCCTCAATGGGTTATACCGGCGCGCACACCCTGCAGGAATTCCGCGACAATTCCGTCTTCGTGAAAATCTCCGCCGCCGCTCTCGGCGAAAGCCACGTCCACGACGTGACCATCACCCGCGAAGCCCCCAACTACCGCAGCGGCCGCTAG
- a CDS encoding RsmB/NOP family class I SAM-dependent RNA methyltransferase gives MRLPGRLAAAIEVLTDVEQRKRPVSEALKAWGINNRFAGAGDRAAIGNLVYDALRRRASHAYAMGSDSPRALVLAVAMWDWGETPDALNTAFSGDAHAPGALNEEEARGATADLSAAPATTRADFPDWLAPSLERAFGPDWVAEGQAMAGRPSLDLRANALKAAPEKVMKSLARFSPQPTTIAPFGITMPAGPRDARTPNVTTDEAYLKGWFEVQDQGSQIVAALAGAREGEQVLDLCAGAGGKTLALAAAMGNSGQVFAYDSDRNRLAPIYDRLKRNAVRNAQVRAPNPGALDDLVGRMDRVVIDAPCTGTGTWRRRPDTKWKLSADLLAQRQSEQAALLVEGMRYLKPGGTLVYITCSILPEENDDQIAAFLANHADMQSEDVAQAWRTALITDMPAGLGTPLGGVCLTPHRTGTDGFYCHLLKKA, from the coding sequence ATGCGCCTTCCCGGCCGTCTTGCCGCCGCCATTGAGGTTCTGACCGATGTCGAGCAGCGCAAGCGCCCGGTATCCGAGGCTCTCAAGGCCTGGGGCATCAACAATCGCTTTGCCGGTGCAGGCGACCGCGCCGCCATCGGTAACCTGGTTTACGACGCCCTGCGGCGCCGCGCCTCCCATGCCTATGCCATGGGCAGCGACAGCCCGAGGGCGCTGGTCCTGGCCGTGGCCATGTGGGATTGGGGCGAAACCCCAGACGCCCTGAACACTGCATTTTCCGGCGACGCTCACGCACCCGGGGCCTTGAACGAGGAAGAAGCGCGGGGCGCAACGGCCGATCTTTCCGCCGCGCCCGCTACCACCCGCGCCGATTTTCCGGATTGGCTTGCCCCCTCGCTCGAGCGGGCCTTTGGGCCGGACTGGGTTGCCGAAGGGCAGGCCATGGCAGGACGGCCTTCGCTCGACCTGCGCGCCAATGCGCTCAAGGCGGCGCCCGAAAAGGTGATGAAGTCGCTGGCCAGGTTTTCGCCGCAGCCGACCACCATCGCCCCATTCGGCATCACCATGCCGGCCGGTCCGCGCGACGCCCGCACGCCCAACGTCACCACCGATGAGGCCTATCTCAAGGGTTGGTTCGAAGTGCAGGACCAGGGCAGCCAGATCGTTGCGGCCCTCGCCGGCGCGCGCGAGGGCGAACAGGTGCTCGACCTCTGTGCCGGGGCAGGGGGCAAGACCCTGGCCCTTGCGGCGGCGATGGGCAATTCCGGGCAGGTCTTCGCCTATGACAGCGATCGCAATCGCCTGGCGCCGATTTATGACCGGCTCAAGCGCAATGCCGTCCGCAATGCGCAGGTGCGGGCGCCCAATCCGGGGGCGCTGGACGATCTTGTCGGGCGCATGGACCGGGTAGTCATCGATGCGCCCTGCACGGGCACCGGCACCTGGCGCCGGCGGCCCGATACCAAATGGAAATTGTCGGCAGACCTGCTCGCCCAGCGGCAGTCCGAGCAGGCTGCGCTGCTGGTCGAAGGCATGCGCTATCTCAAGCCGGGCGGCACCCTGGTCTATATCACCTGTTCCATTCTGCCCGAGGAAAACGACGACCAGATCGCCGCTTTCCTCGCCAATCATGCCGATATGCAGTCTGAGGACGTGGCCCAGGCCTGGCGCACCGCGCTGATCACCGACATGCCGGCTGGCCTCGGCACCCCGCTCGGCGGTGTCTGCCTCACGCCGCATCGCACCGGTACCGATGGCTTTTATTGCCACCTGCTGAAAAAGGCCTGA
- a CDS encoding DUF1801 domain-containing protein: MPSEKTAAQHIDDRIAKYDDWRGQTLARLRALILESDPAIVEEWKWENPVWSCDGIICTGEVYRAAVKTTFAKGAALDDPTGLFNSSLTGNVRRAIDFREKDSIDAAAFKALVRAAIAQNRNPK, translated from the coding sequence ATGCCTTCAGAAAAGACGGCCGCACAGCATATCGACGACCGTATCGCCAAATACGACGATTGGCGTGGTCAGACGCTGGCGCGGCTTCGCGCCCTGATCCTCGAGTCCGATCCGGCTATAGTCGAAGAATGGAAATGGGAAAATCCCGTTTGGTCCTGCGACGGCATCATTTGCACCGGCGAGGTCTATAGGGCGGCGGTAAAGACCACTTTCGCCAAGGGCGCAGCGCTGGACGATCCCACTGGCCTGTTCAATTCCAGCCTCACCGGCAATGTCCGCCGGGCCATCGACTTTCGCGAGAAGGACAGCATCGACGCCGCGGCCTTCAAGGCTCTCGTGCGCGCTGCCATCGCTCAAAACCGGAATCCAAAATGA
- a CDS encoding MAPEG family protein yields the protein MPLIEKLLILAITFQALLAVIILVLMGRERVPRVMSGEIAVKDIAVDRSAYPLKARLLSNSFDNQFQLPVLFYVVAIFALWSGGTNWSELALAWGFVALRYAHAAIHVTTNRVHRRFMVYSAGLAVLCLLWLLVLLRLLLS from the coding sequence ATGCCCCTGATCGAAAAACTGCTGATCCTTGCCATCACCTTCCAGGCGTTGCTGGCAGTGATCATCCTTGTGCTCATGGGGCGGGAACGTGTCCCGCGCGTCATGTCCGGCGAGATCGCGGTGAAGGACATTGCTGTCGACCGATCGGCCTATCCGCTCAAGGCGCGGCTCCTGTCCAACAGTTTTGACAACCAGTTCCAATTGCCGGTGCTGTTCTATGTTGTGGCCATTTTCGCGCTGTGGTCCGGCGGCACCAATTGGTCGGAGCTGGCCCTCGCCTGGGGTTTCGTAGCCCTGCGCTACGCCCATGCGGCCATCCACGTCACCACCAATCGCGTCCATCGGCGCTTCATGGTGTACTCCGCCGGCCTTGCAGTGCTGTGCCTGCTTTGGCTATTGGTCCTGCTCCGTCTCCTGCTGTCCTGA
- a CDS encoding SRPBCC domain-containing protein, whose protein sequence is MTEHTDLRTVTIEREFPYPAAKLWRALTQKHLVAEWLMNNDFALETGHEFKLRGEWGGVLDCKVLSFEEERSLSYSWDFPNDDPLYALKSTVTFTLTPSGSGTHLRVDQSGFRPDQKQAYGGAHAGWKQFLDNLEPVLGKLD, encoded by the coding sequence ATGACAGAACACACCGATCTGCGCACCGTCACCATCGAGCGCGAATTTCCCTATCCGGCCGCGAAGCTGTGGCGGGCCCTGACTCAGAAGCATCTCGTCGCCGAGTGGCTGATGAACAATGACTTTGCGCTCGAAACCGGCCACGAATTCAAGCTGCGCGGCGAGTGGGGCGGGGTGCTCGACTGCAAGGTGCTGTCCTTCGAGGAAGAGCGCAGCCTCTCCTATTCCTGGGATTTTCCCAATGATGACCCGCTCTATGCGCTGAAGAGCACCGTGACGTTCACGTTGACGCCCTCCGGCTCGGGCACGCATCTGCGCGTCGATCAATCCGGATTCCGTCCGGACCAGAAGCAGGCCTATGGCGGCGCCCATGCCGGCTGGAAGCAGTTCCTCGACAATCTGGAGCCGGTCCTCGGCAAGCTGGACTAA
- a CDS encoding MFS transporter translates to MIRVTPLILAVALFMEQMDSTVIATSLPAIATDIGSDPIALKLALTAYFVALAIFIPISGWMADRFGAKNIFRLAIFVFMLGSLACSFAFSLETFVLSRFFQGIGSSMMTPVGRLLLVRSTPRNELVSAMAWLTIPALVAPVTGPLIGGFLTTYLSWHWIFWINIPIGIAGIILAGIYLDVPDERTPRPVDLVGFVIAAVAFSGLVFGLSVVSLPALPIIYGYLTLAVGATAALLYLLHARRTKYPLLDPKLFRHRLFRSSITGGSLFRVGVGAVPFLLPLMLQLGFGLNPFQSGAITFISAIGAIISKLFVERLFARFGFPRLLGFAATLGGLLIGAHGLFSTETPVPVIMLILLVGGVLRSMFFTGSNAIGYADISDEEASQATAIVAVAQQISVAFGVAVAGAVLEISSSMTGGHLSLFNFQIAFFTVGGLSALAGLIYWFLPADAGSNVSGHRAVARE, encoded by the coding sequence TTGATCCGCGTTACCCCGCTCATCCTGGCGGTCGCCCTGTTCATGGAACAGATGGACTCGACCGTCATCGCCACCTCGCTGCCGGCCATTGCTACCGATATCGGATCGGACCCCATTGCGCTGAAGCTGGCGCTGACCGCCTATTTCGTGGCGCTGGCGATCTTCATTCCGATCAGCGGATGGATGGCGGACAGGTTTGGCGCCAAGAACATCTTCCGGCTTGCCATCTTCGTCTTCATGCTGGGGTCGCTGGCGTGTTCCTTCGCGTTCTCGCTGGAAACATTCGTCCTGTCCCGGTTCTTCCAGGGGATTGGATCATCGATGATGACCCCGGTGGGCCGACTACTGCTGGTGCGCTCGACGCCCCGCAACGAGCTGGTGAGCGCCATGGCCTGGCTGACCATACCGGCGCTGGTGGCACCGGTAACAGGCCCGCTCATCGGCGGATTTCTCACCACCTACCTGTCATGGCACTGGATCTTCTGGATCAATATTCCCATCGGCATTGCGGGGATCATCCTCGCCGGAATCTATCTCGACGTGCCGGACGAGCGCACGCCGAGGCCGGTGGACCTCGTGGGTTTCGTGATCGCGGCCGTGGCCTTTTCGGGTCTCGTCTTCGGACTGTCGGTGGTGAGCCTGCCGGCGCTGCCGATCATCTATGGCTACCTGACGCTTGCCGTGGGGGCCACAGCCGCCCTGCTCTATCTGCTCCATGCCAGGCGGACAAAGTATCCGCTGCTCGACCCAAAGCTGTTTCGCCATCGGCTGTTCCGGTCCTCGATCACCGGCGGCTCGCTGTTCCGGGTCGGGGTGGGCGCGGTGCCGTTCCTTTTGCCGCTGATGCTGCAACTCGGATTCGGTCTCAACCCGTTCCAGTCGGGCGCGATTACCTTCATTTCGGCCATCGGCGCGATTATCAGCAAGCTCTTTGTCGAACGCCTGTTCGCCCGGTTCGGCTTTCCGCGTCTCCTGGGTTTCGCCGCAACCCTGGGGGGTCTGCTCATCGGCGCCCATGGACTGTTTTCAACTGAAACGCCCGTGCCGGTCATCATGCTGATCCTGCTCGTTGGTGGCGTGCTGCGGTCCATGTTCTTTACCGGCTCAAACGCCATCGGCTATGCCGATATCAGCGATGAAGAGGCCAGTCAGGCCACGGCGATCGTGGCCGTGGCGCAGCAGATTTCCGTGGCCTTCGGGGTGGCGGTGGCCGGCGCCGTGCTAGAAATTTCCAGCAGCATGACCGGCGGCCACCTGAGCCTCTTCAATTTTCAGATTGCCTTTTTCACCGTTGGCGGGCTGAGCGCGCTGGCGGGTTTGATCTATTGGTTCCTGCCGGCAGACGCGGGCAGCAATGTTTCCGGCCATCGCGCCGTTGCCAGGGAGTAA
- a CDS encoding metalloregulator ArsR/SmtB family transcription factor has translation MSEQEDAIFRSLADPTRRALFVQLCRGGEQTVGALTRWAGVSQPTVSKHLAVLRDAGLVSDRHEGRQTHYVARQAALAPLLDWTRTMAGFWESRFDDLENLLKRMDQ, from the coding sequence ATGTCCGAGCAGGAAGACGCCATTTTCAGGTCTCTGGCCGACCCAACCAGGCGGGCGCTGTTCGTGCAGCTCTGTCGCGGGGGCGAGCAGACCGTCGGCGCGCTCACCCGGTGGGCGGGCGTGTCCCAGCCGACCGTGTCCAAGCATCTCGCCGTATTGCGCGACGCTGGCCTCGTATCCGACCGGCACGAGGGCCGGCAGACCCATTATGTCGCGCGTCAGGCGGCCCTGGCGCCGCTGCTCGATTGGACGCGCACCATGGCCGGCTTTTGGGAAAGCCGGTTCGACGACCTCGAAAACCTCTTGAAAAGGATGGATCAATGA
- a CDS encoding MDR family MFS transporter, with product MSRATPLILATAIFMENMDSTVIATSLAAIAADIGSDPISLKLALTAYLVALAIFIPISSWMADRFGARKVFRIAMLVFMLGSIGCALSDSLAQFVVARFIQGMGGAMMGPVARLVLVRMTPRHQLVDAMAWLTIPGLIGPIVGPPFGGFLTTFFSWHWIFIINIPIGLLGIALVGFALPNDQRNKPRNIDGRGFVLAGLAFALFAFGCSVVSLPALPPIYGVIAASVGIGLGYLYVRHALSTEYPLLDLRLLAVRNFRITMVAGTFFRLGQGATPFLFPLMLQLSFGLTPFESGMVTFAGAVGALVAKFVANWIFAHWGFKYPLVISTAISAAGILVMGFYYPGTPIPLMLAILVFTGFWQSTFWTGSNAFTFADVEDKDAGQANVMSQVWGQLMFAMGVALGGGTLELAHRLRGGGSLELSDFHIAFYVVAAVGTVATFLFLRLPNNAGHQLRNNPHLH from the coding sequence GTGTCACGCGCTACCCCTTTGATCCTCGCCACCGCGATCTTCATGGAGAACATGGACTCCACAGTGATCGCCACTTCGCTGGCCGCCATCGCCGCAGACATCGGCAGCGATCCGATTTCGCTCAAGCTGGCCCTGACCGCCTATCTCGTGGCGCTGGCCATCTTCATTCCGATTTCCAGCTGGATGGCGGACAGGTTCGGCGCGCGCAAGGTTTTCCGGATTGCCATGCTGGTCTTCATGCTCGGCTCAATCGGCTGCGCCCTGTCGGATTCACTGGCGCAATTCGTGGTCGCCCGCTTCATCCAGGGCATGGGTGGGGCGATGATGGGCCCGGTGGCGCGCCTTGTGCTCGTGCGCATGACCCCGCGCCATCAACTCGTCGACGCCATGGCATGGCTGACCATTCCCGGGCTGATCGGCCCGATCGTGGGGCCGCCATTCGGGGGCTTCCTCACCACGTTCTTCTCCTGGCACTGGATCTTCATCATCAACATTCCAATCGGCCTGCTTGGGATCGCGCTGGTGGGCTTCGCGCTGCCCAATGACCAGCGCAACAAGCCGCGCAATATCGATGGACGGGGCTTTGTGCTGGCAGGCCTTGCCTTTGCGCTCTTCGCCTTCGGCTGCTCGGTGGTGAGCCTGCCGGCGCTGCCGCCGATCTATGGGGTGATTGCCGCGTCGGTGGGGATCGGGCTGGGGTATCTCTATGTCCGGCACGCGCTTTCGACGGAATACCCGCTGCTGGACCTGCGGTTGCTGGCGGTGCGCAATTTCCGCATCACCATGGTGGCTGGCACGTTCTTCCGGCTGGGACAGGGCGCCACGCCGTTCCTGTTTCCCCTGATGCTGCAACTGAGCTTCGGCCTGACGCCTTTTGAAAGCGGCATGGTGACATTTGCCGGCGCCGTGGGGGCCCTGGTCGCCAAGTTTGTGGCGAACTGGATTTTCGCGCATTGGGGCTTCAAGTATCCGCTGGTGATTTCGACGGCGATTTCAGCGGCCGGCATTCTGGTCATGGGCTTTTACTATCCCGGCACGCCCATACCGCTCATGCTGGCAATCCTGGTCTTTACCGGCTTCTGGCAGTCGACCTTCTGGACCGGATCCAACGCCTTTACCTTTGCCGATGTCGAGGACAAGGATGCGGGACAGGCCAATGTGATGAGCCAGGTGTGGGGCCAGCTGATGTTCGCCATGGGCGTTGCCCTGGGCGGCGGCACGCTGGAGCTGGCGCACCGCCTGCGGGGCGGCGGCTCGCTGGAATTGTCCGACTTCCACATTGCTTTCTATGTGGTCGCGGCAGTGGGCACGGTGGCAACCTTCCTGTTCCTGCGCCTGCCCAACAATGCCGGTCACCAGCTGCGCAACAACCCGCACCTGCATTGA
- a CDS encoding TspO/MBR family protein has product MTALAHDYRTPRAWIALAVFLALVIGIGALIGTQSVPGVWYESLTKPPLNPPNWVFGPVWFALYVMIAVAGWRIWIAAPASSAMKFWGAQMLLNWAWSPIWFLAQLPWVAFAVLVAMWLAILGFILTGRCNDHIAPWLFAPYLAWVSFAGYLNLSIAILN; this is encoded by the coding sequence ATGACCGCCCTTGCACACGACTACCGCACCCCCCGGGCCTGGATCGCCCTGGCCGTTTTCCTCGCCCTGGTGATCGGCATCGGCGCCCTGATCGGCACACAATCGGTCCCTGGCGTCTGGTATGAATCGCTCACCAAGCCACCGCTCAATCCGCCCAACTGGGTCTTCGGCCCGGTCTGGTTCGCGCTCTATGTGATGATCGCCGTCGCCGGCTGGCGCATCTGGATCGCGGCCCCGGCGTCTTCGGCGATGAAATTCTGGGGCGCCCAGATGCTGCTCAATTGGGCCTGGTCACCAATCTGGTTCCTGGCCCAGCTCCCCTGGGTTGCCTTCGCCGTATTGGTTGCCATGTGGCTGGCGATCCTGGGTTTTATCCTCACCGGCCGCTGCAACGATCACATCGCGCCGTGGCTGTTTGCCCCCTATCTGGCCTGGGTCAGCTTTGCCGGTTATCTCAACCTCTCCATAGCCATTCTGAACTAG
- the guaA gene encoding glutamine-hydrolyzing GMP synthase: MQHPDTALRNDTILIVDFGSQVTQLIARRIRETGVYCEIHPFQSAGEAMAALNPKGVVLSGSPASTLDENAPTIDPAVLAANVPILGICYGQQALCMALGGKVEAGHHREFGRAELTVQKPSSLSEGVWDVGTSHQVWMSHGDRVVQLPEGFEVVGTSPNAPFAMIANEARRIWAVQYHPEVVHTPDGGKLYANFVHHICGIASNWTMSAYRQKMVEKIREQVGSGRVICGLSGGVDSSVAAVLIHEAIGDQLTCIYVDHGLMRLNESEQVVTMFRDQFNIPLVHVDAAGKFIGELEGQSDPETKRKIIGRLFIEVFEEEAKKLGGADFLAQGTLYPDVIESVSFSGGPSVTIKSHHNVGGLPERMNMKLVEPLRELFKDEVRALGRELGIPDSFIGRHPFPGPGLAIRCPGGITPEKLDILRQADAIYLDEIRKSGQYDKIWQAFAVLLPVQTVGVMGDGRTYEFVCALRAVTSVDGMTADFYQFDMNFLGKTATRIINEVRGINRVVYDVTSKPPGTIEWE, from the coding sequence ATGCAGCACCCAGACACCGCCCTCCGCAACGACACCATCCTGATCGTCGACTTCGGTTCGCAGGTCACGCAATTGATCGCGCGCCGCATCCGGGAGACGGGGGTCTATTGCGAAATTCACCCCTTCCAGTCCGCTGGCGAAGCCATGGCGGCGCTCAATCCGAAGGGCGTGGTGCTGTCCGGCAGCCCGGCATCGACGCTGGACGAAAACGCCCCCACGATTGACCCGGCGGTCCTCGCCGCCAATGTCCCCATCCTGGGCATCTGCTACGGTCAGCAGGCCTTGTGCATGGCGCTGGGTGGCAAGGTCGAAGCCGGCCACCACCGCGAATTCGGACGCGCCGAGCTCACCGTGCAAAAGCCGTCCTCGCTTTCCGAAGGCGTTTGGGACGTGGGCACATCCCACCAGGTCTGGATGAGCCATGGTGACCGCGTCGTGCAATTGCCCGAAGGGTTTGAAGTTGTCGGCACTTCGCCCAACGCGCCCTTTGCCATGATCGCCAACGAAGCGCGCCGCATCTGGGCGGTGCAGTACCACCCGGAAGTGGTTCACACGCCCGATGGCGGAAAGCTCTACGCCAATTTCGTGCACCACATCTGCGGCATTGCCAGCAATTGGACCATGTCCGCCTATCGGCAGAAGATGGTCGAGAAGATCCGTGAGCAGGTCGGCTCCGGCCGCGTGATCTGCGGTCTGTCCGGCGGGGTGGATTCGTCCGTCGCCGCTGTCCTGATCCACGAGGCCATCGGCGATCAGTTGACCTGTATCTATGTCGATCACGGCCTGATGCGGCTGAACGAGAGCGAACAGGTCGTCACCATGTTCCGCGATCAGTTCAACATCCCGCTCGTGCATGTCGATGCCGCCGGCAAGTTCATCGGCGAGCTCGAAGGCCAGTCGGATCCCGAAACCAAGCGCAAGATCATCGGCCGCCTGTTCATCGAAGTTTTCGAGGAAGAAGCCAAGAAGCTCGGCGGTGCCGATTTCCTGGCCCAGGGCACGCTCTATCCGGACGTCATCGAGTCGGTGTCGTTCAGCGGCGGTCCCTCGGTCACCATCAAGAGTCACCACAATGTCGGCGGGCTGCCCGAGCGCATGAACATGAAGCTCGTCGAGCCCCTGCGCGAATTGTTCAAAGACGAAGTCCGGGCGCTGGGCCGCGAACTCGGCATTCCCGACAGCTTCATCGGCCGCCACCCATTCCCGGGCCCGGGCCTCGCCATCCGCTGTCCGGGCGGCATCACCCCCGAAAAGCTCGACATCCTGCGCCAGGCCGATGCGATCTACCTCGATGAAATCCGCAAGTCGGGTCAATATGACAAGATCTGGCAGGCCTTCGCGGTTCTGCTGCCGGTGCAGACCGTCGGCGTCATGGGCGATGGCCGCACCTACGAATTCGTCTGTGCCCTGCGCGCCGTAACCTCCGTCGACGGCATGACGGCCGATTTCTACCAGTTCGACATGAACTTCCTTGGAAAGACCGCCACCCGCATCATCAACGAAGTCCGCGGCATCAATCGCGTCGTCTATGACGTGACCAGCAAGCCGCCCGGCACCATCGAGTGGGAATAA
- a CDS encoding RlmE family RNA methyltransferase: MANNKALGTGGRKSDKDLKIRVKTAKGRTVASTKWLERQLNDPYVARARSEGYRSRAAFKIKEINDKHRLFKKGMHVVDLGAAPGGWSQVAAAAVGSTVENPLVVGIDYLDMDPIAGVTLLKKDFTEDDAPAMLIEAMGGHKADVVMSDMAWPTTGHRATDHLRIVHLIEIAAEFAIEVLKPGGSFVAKVFQGGTEHELLHMLKRHFATTFHVKPPSSRKDSAEAYLVAKGFKASQPVRSADE, translated from the coding sequence ATGGCCAATAACAAGGCGCTGGGGACCGGCGGCCGCAAGTCCGACAAGGACCTCAAGATCCGCGTGAAAACGGCCAAGGGGCGCACGGTCGCCTCGACCAAATGGCTCGAGCGGCAGTTGAATGATCCCTATGTGGCGCGCGCGCGCTCAGAGGGTTATCGCTCCCGAGCCGCGTTCAAGATCAAGGAAATCAACGACAAGCACCGGCTCTTCAAGAAGGGCATGCATGTCGTCGATCTCGGCGCGGCGCCGGGCGGTTGGTCGCAGGTGGCCGCGGCCGCCGTCGGATCGACCGTCGAAAATCCCCTTGTGGTCGGCATCGACTATCTCGACATGGACCCGATTGCCGGGGTGACCCTGCTCAAGAAGGATTTTACCGAGGATGACGCGCCCGCCATGCTGATCGAGGCCATGGGCGGGCATAAGGCAGATGTGGTGATGAGCGACATGGCCTGGCCCACCACCGGCCACCGCGCCACCGATCACCTGCGCATCGTCCATCTCATCGAGATCGCCGCCGAATTCGCCATTGAGGTTCTCAAGCCCGGCGGTTCTTTCGTCGCCAAGGTGTTTCAGGGCGGCACGGAGCACGAGCTCCTGCACATGCTCAAGCGGCATTTTGCCACCACCTTCCACGTCAAGCCGCCATCGAGCCGCAAGGATTCGGCGGAAGCCTACCTCGTCGCCAAAGGCTTTAAGGCTTCGCAGCCGGTCCGCTCTGCGGACGAATAG
- a CDS encoding DUF1801 domain-containing protein, producing MPGKSDTSRKTPPQRQPDGTVLLSGGNPQIAKGYGDAVVQSYIAAMPGWKQKVGRQLDTIITDAVPTVQKAVKWNTPFYGIEGQGWFMGYHCMTKYVKVSFFRGQSLDPIPPGASKQAEVRYLDIYEDDEIDAEQIADWAVQASRLPGEKM from the coding sequence ATGCCCGGCAAATCCGATACGTCCCGCAAGACCCCGCCGCAGCGGCAGCCCGATGGCACCGTCCTGCTCTCCGGCGGCAATCCCCAGATCGCCAAGGGCTATGGCGACGCCGTGGTGCAGAGCTATATCGCCGCCATGCCGGGCTGGAAACAAAAGGTAGGCCGCCAACTGGACACCATCATCACCGATGCCGTTCCAACGGTACAAAAGGCGGTCAAATGGAACACACCGTTCTACGGCATCGAGGGGCAGGGCTGGTTCATGGGCTATCACTGCATGACCAAATACGTGAAAGTCTCGTTCTTTCGCGGCCAGAGCCTCGATCCGATCCCGCCCGGCGCCTCAAAGCAGGCCGAGGTCCGCTATCTCGATATCTATGAGGATGACGAGATCGACGCGGAGCAGATCGCCGATTGGGCTGTCCAGGCCAGCCGCCTGCCCGGCGAAAAGATGTAA